Proteins encoded together in one Leptospira ellinghausenii window:
- a CDS encoding terminase small subunit, with translation MAAKRNKAPKKKQQKKQKLKDTLNPKHDEFALEYSLSLNATKAYKKVYGTSNDDTARKNGSRLLTNVDIRAKVDKFITERLAGRKTELSGIWLMEIENIATSKIEDFLDEDGLPDISKMKDNPGIIAQVEDIQSSSVNKFGENKSRNRRIRSHDKLKALEMLGKHLGMFRDESPSQTIVLKFGKEESEL, from the coding sequence ATGGCTGCAAAACGAAATAAAGCTCCTAAGAAAAAACAACAAAAGAAACAGAAGTTAAAGGACACACTCAACCCTAAACATGATGAATTTGCTTTAGAATACTCACTTAGTCTCAATGCAACCAAGGCCTATAAAAAAGTATATGGGACCAGCAACGATGATACTGCACGGAAGAATGGAAGCCGATTGCTGACAAATGTGGACATCCGTGCGAAGGTTGACAAATTCATCACCGAAAGACTCGCAGGACGTAAAACGGAACTCTCGGGTATCTGGCTTATGGAGATTGAAAACATTGCCACTTCTAAAATTGAAGATTTTTTGGATGAAGATGGTCTACCTGATATCTCAAAGATGAAAGACAACCCTGGTATTATTGCTCAGGTAGAAGATATTCAATCTTCTTCCGTAAATAAGTTCGGAGAGAACAAATCTAGAAACAGAAGAATCAGATCTCACGATAAACTAAAGGCATTGGAAATGCTAGGGAAACATTTGGGAATGTTTCGAGATGAGTCTCCATCGCAGACAATCGTACTGAAATTTGGAAAAGAAGAATCTGAATTATGA
- a CDS encoding phage minor capsid protein: protein MPTEVDEGNPWEYNFYTKDSQIKNPDKGVRLKEEYTLLMRWMKGIQKSLEKEWRIAFNSRKKDSAYWEERSKTFSNLYESVFSEWESRWESISKNAFKQGTSLAHETFASSQVIRDFKNDSRLLNKMTLLDRPFTDPKVIDSLLRDTLGYLRYALDGAEEKTTKILRITQQTLLEDDKLNQSIAKGLIEKNTWEAAKENLQKDFEKALKDSGISDGKFIEINGRNYHLDSYAETLARTRIREAQTAGVQRYAEESGQDLVRVSDHSTLTEKCEKFEGKIFSISGGSSKYPKLEMWTPFHPNCLHVITVYIDVVSIFGYDPYNGARNSSSALSDLRREELREQVEWMENERKKPPEFVPDRSKANISQPKLNYLLTDSGKSGLFKNEFGFSENNLGELEDSIRSSLEKKVSKVLITEDGIKYIVDTPIRNPNNDNRMLTIVWIKDNKSSLPRFITARPAKKKKEGNQ, encoded by the coding sequence ATGCCTACCGAAGTAGATGAAGGGAATCCTTGGGAGTATAACTTTTACACAAAGGACTCTCAAATAAAAAATCCCGACAAGGGTGTTCGATTAAAAGAAGAATACACTCTACTTATGCGTTGGATGAAAGGAATCCAAAAATCATTAGAAAAGGAATGGAGAATTGCTTTCAACTCCAGAAAAAAAGATTCAGCTTATTGGGAAGAGAGATCTAAAACTTTTTCCAATCTTTATGAAAGTGTTTTTTCCGAATGGGAATCCCGATGGGAATCTATTTCAAAAAATGCATTCAAGCAAGGAACTTCCTTGGCACATGAAACCTTTGCAAGTTCTCAAGTGATTCGAGATTTCAAAAATGACTCACGACTTTTGAATAAAATGACTCTCCTTGATCGGCCATTTACGGATCCCAAGGTTATAGATTCATTACTTCGCGATACCTTAGGTTACCTTCGTTATGCTTTGGATGGTGCTGAAGAGAAAACAACGAAGATTCTAAGGATTACACAGCAAACTCTCCTGGAAGATGATAAACTTAATCAAAGTATTGCAAAAGGCCTCATTGAAAAAAATACATGGGAAGCGGCAAAAGAAAACCTCCAAAAAGATTTCGAAAAAGCTTTGAAGGATTCTGGAATTTCCGATGGAAAGTTTATCGAAATCAATGGCCGAAACTATCATCTAGATAGCTATGCAGAAACTCTCGCAAGAACTAGAATTAGAGAAGCACAAACCGCTGGAGTTCAACGATATGCGGAAGAGTCTGGCCAGGATTTAGTTCGTGTGTCAGATCATTCTACACTAACAGAGAAATGCGAAAAGTTTGAAGGAAAGATTTTCTCAATTTCCGGGGGAAGTTCAAAATATCCTAAATTGGAAATGTGGACTCCATTTCATCCAAACTGCCTTCATGTCATTACTGTTTATATCGATGTAGTTTCCATTTTTGGATATGATCCATACAATGGTGCAAGAAATAGTTCGAGTGCTCTTAGTGATCTAAGAAGAGAAGAATTAAGAGAGCAAGTAGAGTGGATGGAAAACGAAAGGAAAAAACCACCTGAGTTTGTTCCGGATAGATCGAAAGCGAATATCTCACAACCTAAGCTGAATTATCTTCTTACCGATTCGGGAAAATCTGGTCTTTTTAAAAATGAATTTGGATTTTCTGAAAACAACTTAGGAGAATTGGAAGATTCTATTCGTTCCAGTTTAGAAAAGAAAGTTTCAAAAGTATTAATAACGGAAGATGGTATCAAATATATCGTCGACACTCCAATTCGAAATCCGAATAACGATAATAGGATGTTAACGATAGTCTGGATTAAGGATAATAAGTCTAGTTTGCCGAGATTTATTACTGCAAGACCAGCTAAGAAAAAGAAGGAGGGAAATCAGTGA
- a CDS encoding phage terminase large subunit → MIIADEVRWNPKQLEGLKLLGDRTKKFIKFYGGSRSGKTYQIIRAIRIRALKYPCSKHLVARFSFANAKKTIWLQTMLPEFRKDEKLGLCKILKEVGQVHYKNGSIVILGGLEPSSIDSVLAAEYGTIFITEANENRYEVIENLVSRLNDTSKDAEGNPIKLKFIIDLNPTVETSWTNVLFMKGLDPISRTPKPNFHEYASLWFSPYDNKENLANGYIETLENLSAAKRRRFLEGKYSSYEGLVFPVDEDIHIVDDFEIPADWKRIRAIDFGYTHPFVCLWFAYDKANDRAFVYREWIQSRWTVRSHSEKIKELSIGDLLPEQRSSKEAWKFAEKKYSATVCDHDAEDRATLEENGIGPVKPANKEVLAGIDNVIDLMECSENKKPRIYIFRSLVGLRESLDSFRWKDTTMSNRGRAKDREVLKEDDDPADAFRYGLCELFPIVPAIDLGGLSLNLGSSWNKK, encoded by the coding sequence ATGATCATTGCGGACGAAGTCAGGTGGAATCCAAAACAATTAGAAGGTCTCAAACTACTTGGAGATAGAACAAAGAAATTTATCAAGTTCTATGGTGGATCACGTTCTGGAAAAACCTATCAAATCATTCGAGCCATTCGTATCAGAGCCTTAAAATATCCATGTTCAAAGCACCTAGTTGCTAGATTTTCCTTTGCGAATGCCAAGAAGACTATCTGGTTGCAAACCATGTTACCTGAGTTTAGGAAGGATGAGAAGCTTGGCCTATGCAAAATATTAAAGGAAGTAGGGCAGGTTCACTATAAAAACGGTTCTATCGTTATTCTAGGAGGTTTGGAACCTTCCTCCATAGATTCTGTCCTTGCAGCGGAATATGGTACAATATTCATTACGGAAGCAAATGAGAACCGCTATGAGGTGATAGAAAACCTTGTTTCTCGTTTGAATGATACTTCTAAGGATGCCGAAGGGAATCCGATCAAACTCAAATTCATCATCGATTTGAATCCAACTGTTGAAACTTCATGGACCAACGTATTATTTATGAAAGGTCTGGATCCAATCTCTCGCACACCAAAACCGAATTTCCATGAGTATGCTAGTCTATGGTTTTCCCCTTACGACAATAAGGAAAATTTAGCGAACGGATACATTGAAACGCTAGAAAATCTATCTGCTGCCAAACGAAGAAGGTTTCTTGAGGGAAAGTACTCTTCTTATGAAGGGCTTGTTTTCCCAGTTGATGAAGACATCCATATCGTCGATGATTTTGAGATCCCAGCAGATTGGAAAAGAATTCGAGCCATTGACTTCGGATATACACATCCTTTCGTTTGTTTATGGTTTGCGTATGATAAAGCCAATGACAGAGCTTTTGTTTACCGGGAATGGATCCAATCAAGATGGACTGTTCGTTCCCATTCAGAAAAAATAAAAGAACTATCTATTGGAGATCTTCTACCTGAACAGCGATCCTCCAAAGAAGCTTGGAAATTTGCAGAAAAGAAATATTCGGCAACCGTTTGTGATCACGATGCAGAAGACAGAGCTACTTTAGAAGAGAACGGGATAGGTCCAGTCAAACCTGCTAACAAAGAAGTGCTCGCTGGAATTGATAACGTAATTGATTTGATGGAATGCTCAGAAAACAAAAAGCCGAGAATCTATATTTTCCGTTCTTTAGTTGGATTAAGAGAATCTCTGGATTCATTTCGATGGAAAGATACAACGATGTCAAATAGGGGAAGAGCAAAGGATCGCGAAGTTCTCAAAGAAGATGATGACCCTGCAGATGCTTTCCGTTATGGGCTGTGCGAGTTATTCCCAATCGTTCCTGCAATAGATCTTGGTGGCCTATCACTTAACCTCGGTTCTAGTTGGAATAAAAAATAG
- a CDS encoding DNA-methyltransferase yields MVYTKQRFSISDTVNIQLYNDDCFNVFPKIKDHSIDLILTDLPYGTTDCEWDKVLPFKELWDHYHRVIKPNGAIVLTASQPFTTDLINSNRKEFRYELIWYKTKSSGFLNARKMPNKSHENICIFYQKLPTYNPQKYEVSKNFAKKGKLVGKAGSQLFKIRGPKSQDYQYIDDGTRFPDSVLCFPSESEKGMHPTQKPLSLMRFLLLSYSNEGDLVLDNCMGSGTTGVACAELNRSFIGIEKDKEIFLKARRRILMPDTFSLN; encoded by the coding sequence ATGGTATACACTAAACAGAGGTTTAGCATTTCTGACACTGTGAATATCCAACTTTATAACGACGATTGCTTTAATGTATTTCCAAAGATCAAAGACCATTCAATTGATTTGATACTTACTGATCTTCCTTATGGAACAACGGATTGTGAATGGGATAAGGTATTACCATTCAAGGAACTTTGGGACCATTATCATAGAGTGATAAAACCCAATGGAGCCATTGTTCTTACAGCTTCACAACCTTTTACTACCGATTTGATAAATAGTAACAGGAAAGAGTTCCGTTACGAGCTCATTTGGTATAAAACGAAGTCGAGTGGATTCCTTAACGCAAGGAAGATGCCGAATAAATCTCATGAAAACATCTGTATTTTTTATCAAAAGCTTCCTACATACAATCCGCAAAAATATGAAGTTTCCAAAAATTTCGCAAAGAAAGGAAAACTTGTAGGAAAAGCAGGGAGCCAGCTCTTTAAGATTCGAGGACCAAAGTCACAAGACTACCAATACATCGATGATGGAACACGTTTTCCCGATTCCGTTTTATGTTTTCCATCTGAAAGTGAGAAAGGAATGCATCCAACCCAGAAACCTCTTTCTCTGATGCGTTTTCTGCTCCTTTCCTATTCCAACGAAGGGGACTTGGTATTGGATAACTGTATGGGATCAGGAACAACAGGAGTAGCATGCGCAGAGCTAAATAGATCTTTTATTGGAATAGAGAAGGACAAAGAAATCTTTCTAAAGGCTAGAAGAAGAATCCTTATGCCTGATACATTCAGCTTAAATTAA
- a CDS encoding phage tail domain-containing protein, with product MSNSFQYIVKNRFGNILSLTEVMKETLKVPNSSFAPEGDYVEKADEHGTVFRGNGRIGRREITLKFDHVEERPIDYEYALNEIAAFFSEPEIDGPFWLVNTTRKKRIKIMLKNFDPKTNDGLENVIGTDNTMSFVLTGGLWELAPVTEVFILSSGEIKTISFPRIAFPTHVIMEMESLGPNPDFAIDFGTIENSEFKGRQSVRYQQSSFTTGESIIHDSVDGIISYKREGVTYQNNLILTAGTPGLVLKRGLNAIRFQGLGSIKFNLTYRTRTAF from the coding sequence ATGAGTAATTCATTCCAATACATAGTAAAAAATCGTTTCGGAAATATTTTAAGCCTTACTGAAGTGATGAAGGAAACTCTAAAAGTTCCTAACTCATCGTTTGCACCAGAGGGAGACTACGTTGAAAAAGCGGATGAGCATGGAACAGTCTTCCGTGGGAATGGTCGAATCGGAAGAAGAGAGATTACTTTAAAATTCGATCATGTTGAAGAAAGACCTATTGATTATGAATATGCTCTGAATGAAATCGCAGCATTCTTTTCAGAACCTGAAATCGATGGTCCATTCTGGTTAGTAAACACTACCAGAAAGAAGAGAATCAAGATAATGCTCAAAAATTTTGATCCTAAGACAAATGATGGATTGGAAAACGTAATTGGAACAGATAACACTATGTCATTTGTACTTACTGGTGGCCTTTGGGAATTAGCACCTGTAACAGAAGTTTTCATTTTAAGTTCTGGCGAAATCAAAACTATCTCTTTTCCAAGAATTGCTTTCCCTACTCACGTCATAATGGAAATGGAGTCACTCGGACCAAATCCAGATTTTGCTATTGATTTCGGAACGATTGAAAATTCTGAATTTAAAGGACGCCAATCAGTTCGATATCAACAGTCCTCCTTCACCACTGGTGAATCCATTATTCATGATTCTGTCGATGGAATCATTTCATATAAAAGAGAAGGAGTTACATATCAAAACAACCTTATCCTTACAGCTGGAACTCCCGGATTAGTTCTCAAAAGAGGACTTAATGCAATTCGATTCCAAGGACTTGGATCTATAAAATTCAATTTAACTTATAGAACAAGGACGGCCTTCTAA
- a CDS encoding DUF4926 domain-containing protein, producing the protein MKFKELDNVILTKEVSFVDDGDEGILAVGTRGVIVHLYPNPNTVVVEFFDKDNETICVEDISVRFLELDESR; encoded by the coding sequence GTGAAATTCAAAGAACTAGATAATGTAATTCTTACAAAAGAAGTCTCCTTCGTAGATGATGGTGATGAAGGAATTCTCGCTGTTGGTACTCGAGGTGTAATTGTACACTTATATCCTAATCCGAATACTGTAGTAGTTGAATTCTTTGATAAGGATAATGAAACCATTTGCGTTGAAGATATATCTGTCAGATTTTTGGAGTTAGATGAATCCAGATGA
- a CDS encoding DUF2190 family protein has product MAKMFLNDLPADGGVVQAQATAGSSGVEKGTVSKTGNVVSFVFASAKANRVYLEIKKANRVIGEKLNPADSFAKDDVLYWSSTTGGLTKTSTDNWKVGVCLAASPANATQAEFAFDGMLGV; this is encoded by the coding sequence ATGGCAAAGATGTTTTTAAATGACCTTCCTGCCGATGGTGGAGTTGTCCAAGCGCAAGCCACAGCTGGTTCGAGTGGAGTAGAGAAAGGAACCGTTTCTAAAACTGGCAACGTTGTTTCCTTTGTCTTTGCTTCTGCGAAAGCAAATCGAGTCTACCTTGAGATCAAAAAGGCTAACCGTGTCATCGGCGAAAAATTGAATCCAGCGGACTCATTTGCGAAAGATGATGTTCTCTATTGGAGTTCTACCACTGGTGGACTTACGAAAACTTCAACTGACAACTGGAAAGTCGGTGTGTGCCTAGCTGCATCACCAGCAAACGCCACGCAGGCGGAATTTGCATTCGATGGAATGCTAGGGGTGTAG